Proteins encoded together in one Chryseobacterium taklimakanense window:
- a CDS encoding T9SS type B sorting domain-containing protein produces MRNIFTFFLILFSLFSSAQMDTEHWFAPMFSNYKSAANYQAVYLSTSETTPFPVKIYSGNNLLGTVSLSKGAPQIFEIPRQYIITEDVSEVSTIQQKGLHLVGDKKYFATLRFSVHNHAEIVTSKGKAALGQEFFIGMPRLNATVSSNYTANILAVENGTTVTLSGYLSGLIFTNDSTISSTKTVTLNSGESYIFDVDEGTNEALDGLIGAKITADKPISVSNGSFSGRMAETGVDIFMDQSVPVEKTGKEFIIMGGNGNFPKSEIESTLIIATKDNTDVYLNNETTKYANIPKAGGYIFIPSDKYQDLDGANNIYALYVKSTDNVYVYGILAGSRDQEMPSGGMNLIPALSCFLPSKIDELSEVNRLPLTYTGPQSSVRSEEYHNVKLNILAQKGASVNVNGSTSGLLGPFKVDGSADWEVFTLSGASGNQTIETTDDKAITAGIAGGSGPAGFGGYFAGFSSIPSISKIGDCARGQMLEVDDFYNEYKWEYSTDQINWTILPDTGYQINPGKNFGYYRVTVTKLSCLPAQTTKNFKYLKCPTYSNSEFTAGACNTITIEPIFTKNPTWKADPTKTAIIMKPSSGKAYVGADGKIYFEAENTTDEQVKFTYYLEQQGTEFPEYEEITVTVNIFQIKPKNTEITECIDYSGKGYFNLKKSFEPANVNSNYTGFEYYTDAAFSPQSRIPDSEISNYYSAPGKTVYVKISDIYSCDNRLNPGKIQLKTYELPQVKSIDVKGETSAIIEIEKGRKLYSIAVKKGKHTQNDLPPDFAYQQFNTDRANIEINGGRGFYTVFIKSADNCLPVISYFTVIAVNNVLTPNGDGYNDSVEVPELHNKINPVFQIYDRYGKKVFEGNTLNNFTWTGKSGGYNLPTGTYWYYMTWQDYDGAENDSLQGWILLKNY; encoded by the coding sequence TTGAGAAATATTTTTACTTTTTTCCTGATTCTGTTTTCCCTGTTTTCCTCTGCACAGATGGATACGGAGCATTGGTTTGCACCTATGTTCAGCAATTATAAATCAGCTGCGAACTATCAGGCGGTTTACCTTTCCACCTCGGAAACTACACCTTTCCCGGTTAAAATCTACAGTGGCAACAACCTCCTCGGAACAGTCAGCTTAAGTAAAGGCGCACCACAAATTTTCGAAATTCCGAGGCAGTATATCATCACTGAAGATGTAAGCGAAGTTTCCACGATTCAACAAAAGGGATTGCATTTGGTTGGTGACAAAAAATATTTTGCAACTTTAAGATTTTCTGTTCACAATCACGCAGAAATTGTTACTTCAAAAGGAAAAGCTGCACTCGGGCAGGAATTTTTTATTGGTATGCCGAGACTCAATGCAACGGTATCATCCAACTATACAGCGAACATCTTAGCAGTTGAAAATGGCACTACCGTTACGCTTTCAGGATACCTCAGCGGACTAATTTTTACCAATGACAGCACCATCAGCAGCACCAAAACCGTAACCCTCAACAGTGGCGAGTCTTATATTTTTGATGTTGATGAAGGAACAAATGAAGCATTGGATGGTTTGATTGGCGCTAAAATTACTGCAGATAAGCCAATCTCAGTTTCCAACGGCAGTTTCAGCGGGAGAATGGCCGAAACTGGAGTTGATATCTTCATGGACCAGTCAGTGCCCGTTGAGAAAACCGGAAAAGAGTTTATAATAATGGGCGGAAACGGCAATTTTCCGAAGTCAGAAATTGAATCCACGCTCATCATTGCGACTAAAGACAATACCGATGTTTACCTGAATAATGAAACTACAAAATACGCCAATATTCCAAAAGCAGGAGGCTATATCTTCATTCCAAGCGATAAATATCAGGATTTGGATGGCGCCAACAACATCTACGCGCTGTATGTTAAAAGTACGGACAATGTCTATGTTTACGGTATTTTAGCGGGCAGCCGCGATCAGGAAATGCCTTCTGGAGGAATGAATCTTATCCCTGCACTTTCCTGCTTTCTACCTTCAAAAATAGATGAATTGAGTGAGGTCAACCGTCTGCCTTTAACTTATACTGGGCCCCAAAGCAGTGTTCGGTCTGAAGAATATCACAATGTAAAACTTAATATTTTAGCGCAAAAGGGAGCATCTGTAAACGTAAACGGGTCTACTTCCGGTTTATTAGGGCCATTCAAGGTGGATGGTTCTGCAGACTGGGAAGTTTTCACTTTGTCCGGTGCTTCAGGAAACCAAACCATTGAAACAACTGATGACAAAGCGATTACTGCAGGAATTGCCGGAGGCTCCGGTCCTGCAGGGTTTGGAGGCTATTTTGCGGGATTCAGCTCCATTCCTTCTATTTCAAAAATTGGCGATTGTGCCCGGGGGCAGATGCTTGAAGTTGATGATTTTTATAATGAATACAAATGGGAATACAGTACTGATCAAATAAACTGGACTATTTTACCGGATACCGGCTACCAGATCAATCCCGGAAAAAACTTTGGTTATTACAGGGTTACAGTAACTAAACTTTCATGTTTACCGGCACAAACCACAAAAAATTTTAAATACTTGAAATGCCCGACCTACAGCAATTCTGAGTTTACTGCTGGCGCCTGCAACACGATCACGATTGAACCGATTTTTACCAAAAATCCTACATGGAAGGCAGATCCCACCAAAACGGCTATTATTATGAAGCCTTCTTCTGGAAAGGCTTATGTCGGAGCAGATGGCAAAATTTATTTTGAAGCTGAAAACACCACCGACGAACAGGTGAAATTCACATATTATCTGGAACAGCAAGGCACGGAATTCCCTGAGTATGAAGAAATAACTGTTACGGTAAATATCTTCCAGATAAAGCCGAAAAACACGGAAATTACTGAATGTATTGATTATAGCGGGAAAGGATATTTTAACCTGAAAAAATCTTTTGAACCAGCCAATGTCAACTCAAATTATACCGGTTTTGAATATTATACCGATGCTGCATTTTCGCCGCAAAGCAGGATTCCCGACAGTGAGATTTCAAATTATTACTCGGCTCCGGGCAAAACTGTTTATGTAAAAATCTCAGATATTTACAGCTGCGACAACCGCCTCAACCCCGGAAAAATTCAGTTAAAAACTTATGAACTGCCACAAGTAAAGTCCATTGACGTAAAAGGTGAAACTTCGGCAATTATAGAAATTGAAAAGGGAAGAAAGCTCTATTCTATCGCCGTAAAAAAAGGCAAACATACGCAAAACGATTTGCCGCCCGATTTTGCTTATCAGCAGTTTAATACAGACCGGGCAAACATTGAAATAAATGGCGGAAGAGGGTTCTACACCGTATTTATAAAATCTGCTGATAACTGTCTCCCGGTGATAAGCTATTTTACGGTGATTGCTGTAAATAATGTACTTACACCAAACGGAGACGGCTACAACGATTCCGTGGAAGTCCCGGAACTGCACAATAAAATAAATCCGGTATTCCAGATATATGACCGTTATGGCAAAAAAGTGTTTGAAGGAAATACCCTGAACAATTTCACCTGGACGGGCAAATCAGGAGGTTATAACCTTCCGACCGGAACGTATTGGTACTACATGACCTGGCAGGATTATGACGGGGCTGAAAATGATTCACTTCAGGGTTGGATCCTGCTTAAAAACTACTGA
- the trmB gene encoding tRNA (guanosine(46)-N7)-methyltransferase TrmB encodes MGKNKLARFAENKILPNVYQPTREEALEGSELKGKWHSEVFKNENPIVLELGCGKGEYTVGLAKAFPQKNFIGIDIKGARFWFGAKEAVENNLKNAAFLRTQIELVDYFFAENEVDEIWITFPDPQIKYRRTKHRLTHPDFLARYQRILKPGGIIHLKTDSEFLHGYTLGYLQGAGHEIITAHHDIYGALEYEPGTPLLREVRTYYEELFSAKGKTITYIKFRLK; translated from the coding sequence ATGGGAAAAAACAAATTAGCGCGTTTCGCGGAAAACAAAATATTACCGAATGTTTATCAGCCAACCAGAGAAGAAGCTCTGGAAGGTTCTGAACTGAAAGGAAAGTGGCACAGTGAAGTTTTTAAAAATGAAAATCCGATCGTGCTGGAACTGGGCTGCGGAAAGGGTGAATATACGGTTGGACTGGCGAAAGCGTTTCCACAAAAAAATTTTATTGGTATTGACATCAAAGGTGCAAGATTTTGGTTTGGTGCCAAAGAAGCGGTTGAAAACAATCTGAAAAACGCCGCTTTCCTGCGTACGCAAATTGAACTGGTTGATTACTTCTTTGCTGAAAATGAAGTAGATGAAATCTGGATCACGTTCCCGGATCCACAGATTAAATACCGCCGGACAAAGCACCGCCTTACACATCCTGATTTCCTGGCGCGTTACCAAAGAATACTGAAGCCCGGCGGCATCATCCACCTGAAAACAGATTCGGAATTTCTTCACGGTTACACTTTAGGCTACCTTCAGGGAGCCGGACACGAAATTATTACTGCCCACCACGACATTTACGGAGCCCTGGAGTACGAACCGGGAACGCCGCTCCTGCGGGAAGTCCGTACCTATTATGAAGAACTTTTTTCCGCAAAAGGCAAGACGATTACTTATATTAAATTTAGACTTAAATAA
- a CDS encoding IS3 family transposase (programmed frameshift) produces the protein MGKSKYSADFKLKAIKRYHKGDIGTDDLGKRIGVCGSLVRKWIKFYELYGVSGLVRLSNRHYTKDFKLKILSVIEKENLSLKEASRRFNIPAESSILSWQRNYKKNGILGLENRPRGRPKTMSNYKRKKKKTGKPLTREEELLERIYYLEAENAILKKFRRLNSGKEKSKAIEELRQDFDLAVLLDCTSMARSSFYYYQKRFQMKDKYAEIKEMIKQIYHRHKGRLGYRRITLLLKEKGILINHKTVLRLMKILGLKSIIRVKKYKSYKGEQGKIAPNVLQRNFKSDAPNQKWATDVTEFNVSGNKLYLSPIIDLFNGEIVSFDLSERPVFSQIIRMLKKSFRKVKSTQNIILHSDQGWQYQMKHYQNLLKEKGIIQSMSRKGNCLDNAVIENFFGTIKSEMFYTRKFGSIQELKMEIVKYIHYYNNDRIRLNLKGKSPVQYRTLSFENIV, from the exons ATGGGGAAAAGTAAATATTCAGCAGACTTTAAATTAAAAGCTATAAAGAGATATCACAAAGGTGACATTGGAACAGACGATTTAGGAAAACGCATTGGAGTTTGTGGTTCATTGGTTCGTAAATGGATAAAATTTTATGAACTTTATGGAGTTTCAGGACTTGTTCGGCTTTCCAATAGGCATTACACAAAAGATTTTAAATTAAAGATTTTATCAGTAATTGAGAAAGAGAATTTAAGTTTAAAAGAAGCGTCGAGAAGGTTTAATATTCCTGCGGAGTCCAGTATTCTTAGTTGGCAGCGTAATTACAAAAAAAATGGTATTTTAGGTTTAGAAAACAGACCCAGGGGAAGACCTAAAACCATGAGTAATTACAAGCGAAAAAAAAAGAAAACAGGCAAACCCTTAACAAGGGAGGAAGAACTGTTGGAGAGGATTTATTATTTAGAAGCCGAGAACGCCATTTTAAAAAAGT TTAGACGCCTTAATTCAGGAAAGGAAAAATCCAAAGCCATCGAAGAGTTAAGGCAGGACTTTGATTTAGCAGTACTGCTGGATTGTACATCGATGGCAAGAAGCAGTTTTTATTACTATCAAAAACGCTTTCAAATGAAAGATAAATATGCGGAAATAAAAGAAATGATTAAGCAGATTTATCATCGTCACAAAGGAAGGTTGGGCTATAGAAGAATTACTTTGCTTTTGAAAGAAAAAGGAATTTTGATTAATCACAAAACTGTTTTACGACTTATGAAAATATTAGGTTTAAAGAGTATTATCCGAGTGAAGAAATATAAATCTTACAAGGGAGAGCAAGGGAAAATTGCGCCCAATGTTCTACAGAGGAATTTCAAATCGGACGCTCCTAATCAGAAATGGGCAACCGATGTTACAGAGTTTAATGTATCGGGTAATAAACTTTACCTATCTCCAATCATCGATCTATTTAATGGTGAAATTGTCAGTTTTGACCTATCTGAAAGACCTGTGTTCAGCCAAATCATCAGGATGCTAAAGAAATCATTCAGAAAAGTAAAATCTACACAAAACATCATTCTACATTCTGATCAAGGTTGGCAGTATCAAATGAAACATTACCAAAACTTGTTAAAAGAAAAAGGCATTATTCAAAGTATGTCCAGAAAAGGAAACTGTTTGGACAATGCGGTGATAGAGAACTTTTTTGGAACAATAAAATCAGAAATGTTTTATACCAGAAAGTTTGGTTCCATTCAGGAACTTAAGATGGAAATAGTGAAGTACATTCACTATTACAACAATGATAGAATAAGACTCAATCTCAAAGGAAAGAGTCCGGTACAGTACCGAACTCTTTCCTTTGAGAATATTGTTTAA
- a CDS encoding O-acetylhomoserine aminocarboxypropyltransferase/cysteine synthase family protein, producing MSNYRFETLQVHAGHDVDKDTNSRAVPVYQTTSYTFNSAEHAANLFGLKEFGNIYTRLMNPTTDVFEKRIAALHGGVAALAVSSGHAAQFIALTNILQQGDNFVSSPYLYGGSFNQFKVSLKRLGIEARFSKDNEPENFETLIDENTKALYLETIGNPTLNVPDFEKIAEVAKKHNIPLIVDNTFGAGGYLFPPLKHGANIVVESATKWIGGHGSSLGGVIVDGGNFDWSNGKFPSLSEPNESYHGMKFTDVFGVGSPFGNIAFIIKARVEGLRDFGSSIAPFNSFLLIQGLETLSLRLERTVENAHKLAEYLEQNENVERVLYPGLESFPGHETAKKYFKNGFGGVLNFEIKGGKEEAIKFIDKLKLASHVANVGDVKTLVINPASTTHEQLSDEERSAAGIQPGQIRVSVGIEHIDDIIADFEQAFA from the coding sequence ATGAGCAATTACAGATTTGAAACCCTGCAGGTTCACGCCGGCCACGACGTAGACAAAGACACCAATTCCCGCGCCGTTCCGGTTTACCAAACCACATCCTACACCTTCAACAGTGCGGAACATGCCGCCAATCTTTTCGGGCTGAAAGAATTCGGAAATATCTATACCAGGCTGATGAACCCAACCACCGATGTTTTCGAGAAGCGTATTGCGGCGCTTCACGGCGGCGTTGCGGCTTTGGCGGTTTCTTCCGGCCACGCGGCACAGTTTATCGCGCTTACCAACATTCTGCAACAGGGCGACAATTTTGTGAGTTCGCCGTATCTGTATGGCGGAAGCTTCAACCAGTTTAAAGTAAGTTTAAAAAGGCTGGGCATTGAAGCCCGTTTTTCAAAAGATAATGAGCCTGAAAATTTCGAAACACTGATCGATGAAAATACCAAGGCTCTTTACCTGGAAACCATCGGTAACCCAACACTGAATGTTCCGGATTTTGAGAAAATCGCTGAGGTGGCTAAAAAACACAATATTCCCCTGATCGTGGATAATACATTCGGTGCAGGCGGCTATCTCTTTCCTCCATTAAAACACGGCGCAAATATCGTGGTAGAATCAGCTACAAAGTGGATTGGCGGCCACGGAAGCAGTCTCGGCGGTGTGATTGTTGACGGCGGAAATTTCGACTGGAGCAACGGAAAATTCCCAAGCCTTTCTGAACCAAACGAATCTTACCACGGAATGAAATTTACTGATGTTTTTGGCGTGGGAAGCCCGTTTGGGAACATTGCTTTCATCATCAAGGCGAGGGTAGAAGGTTTGCGTGATTTTGGTTCCTCGATTGCACCTTTCAATTCATTTTTATTAATTCAGGGCTTAGAAACGCTGTCCCTGAGACTCGAAAGAACTGTGGAAAATGCCCATAAACTCGCAGAATATCTTGAGCAGAATGAAAATGTGGAACGCGTCCTTTACCCCGGACTTGAAAGTTTTCCCGGACATGAAACCGCAAAAAAATATTTTAAAAACGGTTTTGGAGGCGTCTTGAATTTTGAAATTAAAGGCGGAAAAGAAGAAGCCATCAAATTTATTGACAAACTAAAACTGGCAAGCCATGTAGCAAATGTGGGCGATGTGAAGACTTTGGTCATAAATCCGGCTTCAACTACGCATGAACAGTTAAGCGACGAGGAAAGATCGGCTGCGGGAATCCAACCGGGACAAATCCGGGTGAGTGTCGGAATAGAGCATATCGACGATATCATTGCAGATTTCGAGCAGGCTTTTGCTTAA
- the rpsB gene encoding 30S ribosomal protein S2, with translation MAKANVKDLLEAGVHFGHMTRKWNPNMAPYIFMEKNGIHIIDLHKTAVKLDEACNALEKITSAGKKVLFVATKKQAKEVVAKHAAELNMPYITERWPGGMLTNFVTIRKAVKKMNAIDKMKKDGTFETLSKKERLQVDRQRANLEKNLGSIADMVRLPSALFVVDILSEHIAVTEAKKLGIPVFAIVDTNSDPRKVDYVIPGNDDASKSIDMILSVVSDSIKEGLSQRKADKEKSKEEGEKVTAEADADFDTEA, from the coding sequence ATGGCTAAAGCAAATGTTAAAGACCTTTTAGAGGCAGGTGTACACTTCGGTCACATGACCAGAAAGTGGAACCCAAATATGGCTCCATACATTTTTATGGAGAAAAACGGTATTCACATTATCGACTTACATAAAACAGCAGTAAAACTGGACGAAGCTTGCAACGCTTTGGAAAAAATTACTTCTGCAGGCAAAAAAGTTCTTTTCGTAGCTACTAAAAAGCAGGCTAAGGAAGTTGTAGCAAAACACGCTGCAGAACTTAACATGCCTTATATTACTGAAAGATGGCCGGGTGGTATGCTTACCAACTTCGTAACCATCAGAAAAGCGGTAAAGAAAATGAATGCGATCGACAAAATGAAAAAAGACGGGACATTCGAAACTTTATCCAAAAAAGAAAGACTTCAGGTTGACAGACAAAGAGCAAATCTGGAGAAAAACCTTGGATCTATCGCTGACATGGTGAGACTTCCTTCTGCACTTTTTGTAGTGGACATCTTGAGCGAACATATCGCAGTTACTGAAGCTAAAAAATTGGGTATCCCGGTTTTCGCTATCGTAGACACCAACTCGGACCCAAGAAAAGTAGATTACGTCATTCCAGGAAACGATGATGCTTCCAAATCAATCGATATGATTCTTTCTGTAGTATCAGATTCCATCAAGGAAGGACTTTCTCAAAGAAAAGCAGACAAAGAAAAATCTAAAGAAGAAGGCGAAAAAGTAACTGCAGAAGCAGATGCTGATTTCGATACAGAAGCTTAA
- the rpsI gene encoding 30S ribosomal protein S9 produces the protein MSTVHKIGRRKTSVARVYVKPGSGNFTVNGKDAKEYFSTDVMVYKLNQPFILTETAGQYDVTVNVFGGGNTGQAEAIRLGVSRALCEINAEFRSALKPHGLLTRDARMVERKKPGQKKARKRFQFSKR, from the coding sequence ATGTCTACAGTTCATAAAATTGGAAGAAGAAAAACTTCAGTAGCAAGAGTTTACGTGAAGCCAGGTTCTGGTAACTTCACCGTAAACGGTAAAGATGCGAAAGAGTACTTCTCTACAGATGTTATGGTTTACAAATTAAACCAGCCTTTCATTTTGACAGAAACTGCAGGGCAGTACGATGTTACCGTAAACGTATTCGGTGGCGGTAATACTGGACAGGCAGAAGCAATCAGACTGGGAGTTTCCAGAGCACTTTGCGAAATCAATGCAGAATTCAGATCAGCACTTAAACCACACGGTTTGCTAACGAGAGACGCAAGAATGGTGGAAAGAAAGAAACCAGGTCAGAAGAAAGCAAGAAAGAGATTCCAGTTCTCTAAACGTTAA
- the rplM gene encoding 50S ribosomal protein L13: protein MNTLSYKTVSANKATANKEWVVVDAEGQPLGRLASTVAKILRGKHKTNFTPHVDCGDNVIVLNAGKITLSGNKWADKTYIWHTGYPGGQKSQTAEELLKKDPMKVLEKSVKGMLPKNRLGAAILKNLYLYEGTEHKHEAQQPKTINVNEFK from the coding sequence GTGAATACATTAAGTTACAAAACCGTTTCAGCTAACAAAGCTACCGCTAATAAAGAATGGGTTGTGGTAGACGCTGAAGGACAACCATTGGGAAGACTGGCTTCCACGGTTGCGAAGATTTTGAGAGGTAAGCACAAGACGAACTTTACACCACATGTTGACTGTGGCGATAATGTAATCGTTTTGAATGCTGGAAAGATTACTCTTTCAGGAAACAAGTGGGCTGACAAGACTTACATCTGGCATACAGGATATCCTGGCGGGCAAAAGTCGCAGACTGCTGAAGAGCTATTGAAAAAAGATCCTATGAAAGTTTTGGAAAAATCCGTAAAAGGTATGCTTCCGAAGAACAGACTGGGTGCTGCTATCCTTAAGAACCTTTATCTGTATGAAGGTACTGAGCACAAGCACGAAGCTCAACAGCCAAAAACTATTAATGTTAACGAATTTAAATAA